A genomic window from Chrysoperla carnea chromosome 3, inChrCarn1.1, whole genome shotgun sequence includes:
- the LOC123296735 gene encoding uncharacterized protein LOC123296735 isoform X1, which produces MADDEDAAKETVANSSPAEPQTPKTSLQQHARSTTSAQVSVSPQNQGATPKQRSSSVSALPPGVIPLPPGSRGPRSLYLRRQENGFGFTLRHFIVYPPEPLDDDGSGGFPTQPMDTIFVKRVVEGGAGALAGLRQGDRIVSVNGQTINGLTYAQVVGLIKRSPQYLHLLVVPQQDDVLQKYFCETAHNPETNRRPSIQEPNILHHNPNVFNKAAMIPQPPTVVNPHLARTAPHGQLQEVNMHTAHAAAAAPSMTDSNYYQPIENIYNMPHDGIFNTANRSRNSLSQEQQRAFHNIYAEPYHQNLHQRSRAQPQAPLMRPTAQPQVPTSARPCLRRHSVRRLSEGSSISDSSKETRSYESGDYCSINSERLSVNSGDNILVNNGNQIQRNSSKNVNINTFPFSSNISGGKDPLINNIFYPNKSGCRLSLDAGRRDSMNSSTADGSKDSLSSFGSSSTLTGQDTDDSVIMSRLRKNFEKKEAFLKRPSKPTGFLETTDNVKSSSNPMVIQREFYGRPQKLQKPVWPPNRQSSSKPLHQDFERIKSDLNIEKDFIKDQEKHSSRDKYDLDQCYMSDSETQYQSDGLKMSLNPIQKSSSQREKGAFASTLSRIHENIPSTVTNFGADDSNGTSSNSSDCQLSENSGHYPAVVWKRTRQFESGKTIPDDENGSISDRTSLYSSELARLSSKRVVPNVAVRKREFETRTEELNKELQRERESLRRLTNKESRSLEYAGKNKMSTNTLKGNMAIPIGSKYLHCPPPSDYKSTPDSDFEGDAPPTRFRARSNSTGSWNYSKNDDTFSGGVGGRVRVTLDWRTTHNNMSEEEKQRHKAVRQDSYLAAVRGPSVKSTDCQNQGTPKETVLNETEEIASPASNTNNSPQSSSPNNIQSPNKSNIKITVTPTTMKTAVRPTHLPISEPLGQCFKDSETILHIDDVTPDSPDLTMPSVIRRTNLSAIGDEERATRRVSYLKATLGDRMLMDSDIDVSDTEDLPRPQALRSTHRRWVPPLFPGDIQQLLRIFEQHPRSVHSRSILGSSPKSGNSPSPTAIDKENHCPIIKEGSLYCKVTLQDRKRATDRSWKQVWAVLNKGSQLLLYNYRNHQSPMGLADMNADLITPSLDVRYSVVEVADDYTKRKNVLRVSSVAGAEILLQADNTSEMLHWVRALQQQATNETEEEATIASKQQAVPQQVPAGTSVQVQGATRLSPLPGHKSIRKLTSFRNRSPTGQSPVNKTRKSSQAVENLPSPKSKTWGRVVKQFRKIHHSAGSPSSPTGPEGATIGIPIELCPPSMFSEFVPLIVEICTRIVEERGLDVIGIYRVPGNTAAITLLTDEVNKGFTSSTLQDPRWNDVNVVSSLLKSFFRRLPDSLFTTSLYPKFIEADKIDNNNRRLLMIRKLLNDLPDHHYETLKYLMLHLKRIVEHSEVNKMEARNLAIVFGPTLVRAGDDNMVTMVTDMQHQCRIIESLLCHVDWFFCEDDADNFSLPPLNDKSSLDTESTTSVANHNLLLNNIDKIEGMKSSSTGKEVAKVIKSTIISAAHRKIQRGNKLPSQSRNHSKINYLEDAKNENDHDSTNGEIVDNESIQQNEIEHHDAIPTTVIDFERKSPNNSTSSITSSSSSSKYRPIVNITNGTIRSYAGLSATTQERIRKFEQETRAMLAKRRLEEDKRRNEMEWANDSKLSLSNEQLPTSNKTDTSPYTKTENMASNKYLPISKNASTSNVLNNTHYLNKHDDSNTYKICADGNTYLRYGANDIDPRSRCSLPIGQGSAEQVSNRSVLRRGSSVENVNFNELMQDRNVNSSNNGTLKRLKTGRESSQVTSSISGGSYNVPLQQRCGSLDSLDRMHNDLRRSTDLSDDGSDLLTSLTTTFDKKLRSLLNTSSSPLVVDENIPYFDESPDKLYPSDENIPMKTFTLAEPPFKLFRNPSLHKNAVEKLEKQDSTQSISPKLQKEVVEKEKDEDSKEGISADNESMPDNDRFVQNQILANKIEKEFEPSKIKLKRSESLNKADMKVKVSTANGKLKRSESLNRSSDKNEKLHRVDSLTKNEKTECNISKKRELGSSNHRKSFSTKLKRKNGMPERSIKRRHTVGGTKDFDKVHWLDNRLHNQTNCDQSTHKDEFNNQYCCKEKPLRTSSPDLTRRDRFLLEVNLLGPEGMIVALRKHLVGPRPHSLPETRVYKVPLESHV; this is translated from the exons gtttCTGTGTCACCACAGAATCAAGGAGCTACACCAAAACAAAGATCGTCATCAGtttctgcgcttccaccaggaGTAATTCCATTGCCACCGGGCAGCAGAGGTCCTCGAAGTCTTTATCTACGAAGGCAAGAAAATGGGTTTGGATTTACATTACGACACTTCATTGTATATCCTCCTGAACCACTCgat gaCGATGGATCAGGAGGATTTCCTACACAACCAATGGATACGATATTTGTAAAACGAGTTGTGGAAGGAGGTGCCGGTGCTTTAGCTGGTTTACGACAAGGTGATAGAATAGTGTCAGTTAATGGTCAAACAATAAATGGATTAACTTATGCACAAGTTGTTGGCCTAATTAAGCGTAGTCCACAATATTTGCATTTATTAGTTGTACCTCAACAGGACGACGTACTTCAAAAG tactttTGCGAAACAGCTCATAACCCAGAAACAAATCGACGGCCTTCTATACAAGAACCTAACATTTTACATCATAATCCAAACGTTTTCAATAAAGCTGCAATGATTCCACAACCTCCAACTGTGGTCAATCCTCATTTAGCGCGTACAGCCCCTCATGGACAGCTTCAAGAAGTTAACATGCACACCGCACACGCTGCCGCCGCTGCACCATCTATGACCGATTCGAATTATTATCAaccaatagaaaatatttataatatgccACATGATGGAATTTTTAACACTGCCAATCGTAGTAGAAATTCGCTTTCACAAGAACAACAAAGAGCTTTTCACAATATATATGCAGAACCCTATCACCAAAATTTGCACCAAAGATCCAGAGCACAACCGCAAGCTCCACTAATGCGACCTACTGCTCAACCACAAGTACCAACATCAGCCAGACCTTGCCTTAGAAGACATTCTGTTCGACGATTAAGTGAAGGCAGTAGTATATCGGATAGTTCGAAAGAAACACGATCCTATGAAAGTGGTGATTACTGTAGCATAAATAGTGAACGTTTAAGTGTGAATAGTGGTGACAATATTCTTGTGAATAATGGAAATCAAATACAACGAAATTCTTCCAAGAATGTAAACATAAATACTTTTCCATTTTCTTCTAATATAAGTGGTGGCAAGGatccattaataaataatatattctatcCAAATAAATCGGGATGTAGATTAAGTTTAGACGCTGGACGTCGAGATTCAATGAATTCATCAACTGCTGATGGCAGTAAAGACAGTTTAAGTTCGTTTGGTTCTTCGTCAACACTAACTGGTCAAGATACTGACGATTCTGTAATAATGTCTAGattaaggaaaaattttgaaaagaaagaagCTTTCTTAAAGAGGCCTAGTAAACCAACTGGATTTTTAGAAACAACAGATAATGTAAAAAGTAGTAGTAACCCAATGGTGATACAAAGAGAATTTTATGGACGACCTCAAAAATTACAGAAACCTGTTTGGCCACCAAATCGCCAATCGTCATCGAAACCATTACATCAAGATTTTGAAAGAATTAAATccgatttaaatattgaaaaagatttCATTAAGGATCAAGAAAAACATTCATCCCGTGATAAATATGATTTAGATCAATGTTATATGTCTGATAGTGAAACACAATATCAATCGGATGGGCTGAAAATGTCTCTTAATCCAATACAAAAATCTTCAAGTCAAAGAGAAAAGGGTGCATTTGCTTCAACTTTAAGTCGTATACATGAAAATATACCATCAACAGTAACAAATTTTGGTGCAGATGATTCAAATGGTACTTCTTCAAATTCATCTGATTGTCAACTGTCTGAAAACAG tgGTCATTATCCAGCAGTTGTTTGGAAAAGAACACGACAATTTGAATCAGGTAAAACAATACCTGATGATGAAAATGGATCAATAAGTGATCGTACAAGTTTGTACAGTAGTGAACTAGCTCGTTTAAGTTCAAAACGTGTTGTTCCTAATGTCGCCGTACGTAAACGAGAATTTGAAACTCGAACTGAAGAACTGAATAAGGAATTACAAAGAGAACGTGAAAGTCTTAGGCGATTAACAAATAAAGAGAGTCGATCATTAGAATATGCAG GTAAAAATAAGATGTCAACTAATACCTTGAAAGGAAATATGGCTATTCCAATTGGTAGTAAATATCTTCATTGCCCACCTCCCTCCGATTATAAAAGTACACCAG ATAGTGATTTTGAGGGAGATGCACCACCTACAAGATTCCGTGCACGATCGAATTCAACAGGTTCAtggaattattcaaaaaatgatgATACGTTTTCGGGGGGTGTGGGGGGTCGTGTCCGGGTGACGTTGGACTGGCGCACGACCCACAACAATATGAGCGAGGAAGAAAAACAAAGGCACAAAGCCGTACGGCAAGACTCCTATTTGGCTGCTGTTCGAGGACCTTCGGTTAAATCCACAG attGTCAAAACCAAGGTACTCCTAAGGAGACTGTTCTGAATGAAACTGAAGAGATAGCATCTCCAGCGTCAAACACTAATAATTCTCCCCAATCCTCCTCACCTAATAATATTCAATCACCTAACAAatccaatataaaaattactgttACTCCCACAACAATGAAAACAGCCGTTAGACCAACACATCTACCAATTTCTGAACCACTTGGACAATGTTTCAAAGATTCCGAAACTATACTACATATTGATGACGTAACACCAG ATTCTCCTGATCTAACGATGCCATCTGTGATACGACGAACTAATTTAAGTGCTatag GTGATGAAGAAAGAGCCACTCGTCGGGTATCATATTTGAAGGCAACTCTTGGCGATCGTATGTTAATGGATAGTGATATTGATGTAAGCGATACTGAAGATTTACCAAGACCACAAGCATTACGaag tACCCATCGACGTTGGGTCCCTCCATTGTTTCCTGGTGATATTCAACAATTGCTTCGTATATTTGAACAGCATCCTAGATCTGTACATTCTAGATCAATATTAGG tagTTCACCTAAAAGTGGAAATTCACCATCGCCTACCGCTATCGATAAGGAAAATCATTGTCCGATTATTAAAGAAGGCTCTTTATATTGTAAAGTGACTTTACAAGATCGAAAg CGTGCTACAGATCGTTCGTGGAAACAAGTATGGGCAGTATTAAATAAAGGATCACAGCTACTTCTTTATAATTATCGAAATCACCag aGTCCAATGGGACTAGCCGATATGAATGCAGATTTAATTACACCTTCGTTAGATGTACGTTATAGTGTAGTTGAAGTAGCTGATGATTATACGAAACGAAAAAATGTGCTACGAGTTTCAAGTGTGGCAGGTGCTGAAATTCTTTTACAAGCCGATAATACATCGGAAATGTTACATTGGGTGCGAGCATTACAACAACAAGCTACAAATGAAACTGAAGAAGAGGCTACGATAGCTAGTAAACAGCAAGCTGTACCACAACAGGTACCTGCTGGTACTAGTGTTCAAGTGCAAGGTGCTACAAGATTGTCTCCGTTACCCGGTCATAAATCAATAAGAAAATTAACTTCATTTCGTAATCGCTCACCAACTGGGCAATCGCCAGTGAATAAAACACGTAAATCATCGCAGGCTGTTGAAAATTTACCATCACCAAAATCAAAAACATGGGGTCGTGTTGTTAAACAATTCCGAAAAATTCATCATAGTGCTGGATCTCCGAGTTCGCCAACAGGACCGGAGGGTGCTACCATTGGTATTCCAATTGAACTATGTCCACCTTCAATGTTTTCCGAATTTGTGCCACTTATTGTTGAAATTTGTACACGAATTGTTGAAGAACGTGGTCTGGATGTTATTGGAATTTATCGAGTTCCTGGAAATACAGCAGCTATTACTTTATTAACAGATGAAGTCAATAAAGGATTTACAAGTTCGACTTTAcag gaTCCAAGATGGAATGATGTGAATGTAGTAtcaagtttattaaaatcatttttccgaCGTCTTCCTGATTCATTATTTACAACATCATTATATCCAAAATTTATTGAAGCTGATAAAATTGATAACAATAATCGTAGATTACTTATGATTaggaaattattaaatgatttaccTGATCATCATTacgaaacattaaaatatttaatgttacaTTTAAAACGAATTGTTGAACACTCCGAAGTTAATAAAATGGAAGCCAGAAATTTAGCAATTGTATTTGGCCCAACTTTAGTACGTGCTGGTGATGATAATATGGTAACAATGGTTACTGATATGCAACATCAGTGTCGAATTATTGAATCTTTACTATGCCAT GTTGATTGGTTCTTCTGTGAAGATGATGCAGATAATTTTAGTCTTCCGCCATTAAACGATAAAAGTTCTTTGGATACCGAAAGTACTACATCTGTAGCAAAccataatttgttattaaataatattgataaaatagaaG GTATGAAATCCTCCTCAACGGGAAAAGAAGTGGCAAAAGTAATAAAGTCAACGATAATATCAGCTGCTCATCGTAAAATTCAAAGAGGAAATAAATTACCATCTCAATCTAGAAATCActcgaaaataaattatctggAAGATGCGAAGAATGAAAATGATCATGATTCTACAAATGGCGAA attGTCGATAATGAATCAATACAACAGAATGAGATAGAACATCACGATGCAATCCCAACAACAGTTATTGATTTCGAAAGAAAATCACCAAACAATTCAACATCGTCTATAACATCATCATCCTCATCATCAAAATATCGGCCAATTGTAAACATTACAAATGGAACAATTCGTAGTTATGCCGGTCTGTCGGCAACTACACAAGAACGTATCAGGAAATTCGAACAAGAAACACGTGCAATGTTAGCAAAACGACGTTTGGAAGAAGATAAACGACGAAATGAAATGGAATGGGCAAACGATTCGAAATTAAGTTTATCGAACGAACAGTTACCAACCAGTAACAAAACGGATACCTCGCCTTacacaaaaactgaaaatatggCATCGAATAAATATTTACCAATCAGTAAGAATGCTAGTActtcaaatgttttaaataatacacattATTTGAACAAGCATGATGATAGCAACACGTATAAAATTTGTGCTGATGGTAATACATATTTACGATATGGTGCCAATGATATAGATCCCAGATCTAGATGTAGTTTGCCAATTGGCCAAGGAAGTGCGGAACAAGTATCAAATCGCAGTGTATTAAGACGTGGCAGTTCTgtagaaaatgttaattttaatgaattaatgcAAGATCGAAATGTAAATTCATCGAACAATGGAACATTAAAACGTCTTAAAACAGGAAGAGAATCATCG cagGTAACGTCTAGTATAAGCGGTGGTAGTTACAATGTTCCATTGCAACAACGATGTGGTTCCTTGGATTCATTAGATCGTATGCACAATGATTTACGCCGTAGTACAGATTTATCAGATGATG gtTCTGATCTTTTAACCAGTTTAACAAcaacatttgataaaaaattacgcAGTTTATTGAATACTTCATCATCCCCGCTTGTGGTTGATGAAAATATCCCATATTTTGATGAATCACCAGATAAATTATATCCATCCGATGAAAATATACCAATGAAAACATTTACCTTAGCCGAACCACCGTTTAAATTATTCCGAAACCCAAGTTTACATAAAAATGCTGTTGAAAAACTAGAAAAGCAAGATTCGACACAATCCATATCACCGAAATTACAAAAAGAAGTagttgaaaaagaaaaagatgAAGATTCAAAAGAAGGAATTAGCGCTGATAATGAGTCAATGCCGGATAATGATCGATTtgtacaaaatcaaattttggcaaataaaatcgaaaaagaatttgaaccatcaaaaatcaaattaaaacgaTCGGAATCTTTAAATAAAGCTGATATGAAAGTAAAAGTATCAACTGCAAATGGTAAATTAAAACGTTCAGAAAGTTTAAATCGATCATCTGATAAAAACGAGAAATTACATCGAGTTGACAgcttaacaaaaaatgaaaaaactgaatgtaatataagtaaaaaacgTGAACTTGGTAGTTCGAATCATCGTAAATCATTTTCAACGaaattaaaacgtaaaaatgGTATGCCAGAACGATCAATAAAACGTAGACATACTGTTGGTGGTACAAAAGATTTTGATAAAGTACATTGGTTAGATAATCGACTTCATAATCAAACAAATTGCGATCAATCAACACATAAAGATGAATTCAATAATCAATATTGTTGTAAAGAAAAACCATTACGAACAAGTTCACCGGATTTAACAAGACGTGATAGATTTTTGTTAGAAGTGAATTTATTAGGACCAGAAGGTATGATTGTTGCATTACGTAAACATCTTGTTGGTCCTAGACCACATAGTTTGCCTGAAACTAGAGTGTACAAAGTGCCTCTTGAATCACATGTATaa